Below is a window of Synechococcus sp. RSCCF101 DNA.
CCGATCAGCGCGAGGCCATGGCGCTCCCCCCGCGGCGAGTGGGGCGCGAAGAGCACCTCCACCGGGGTGCCGTGCACCATCACCCGCCGCGCCGGTCGTTCCGGCTTGCCCCTGCCGAAGCGGCTGTCGCTGGCTCCACCCGGGCCATCCCCCCACATCAGGGCGAACTCCTCGGCGAACAGGCCGGCCAGCTCCGCCGAGTGGATCTGCAGCAGGTGATTCACGTTGCCCCGGCTGCGCGGGGCCCCGGCGTCCCCATGCAGCCCCGAGGCGGTGAGGTTCGCGCTGCCGGTCACCACGATCCGGCCATCGATCACCACGAACTTGTGGTGCATCAGACCGCTGCCGCGACTGCCGTCCGCGGTGTCGTCGATCAGGGGCACGCCCGCCCGCTGCAGCAGTGCCACCGCATCCCCCCGGCGCCGCTCCTCCAGGCTCAGTTGCCCGTCGCCGTCGCGGTCCGCGAGCCGGCGCAGCTGATCGAGCCTCCTGCGGCCATGCTCGGAGAGGTCCGCGGCATGGGTGCGGCTCCAGGGGGTGCTGTAGGTGTTCTCCAGGATCACCTTCACCGTGACCCCGCGCCGGTGCAGGGCAATCAGCGTGTCGGCCAGATCAGGCAACGCCAGCTCCTGAACCGCCATCAGCACCTCCTGCCGGGCCTCCAGCAGGGCCTTGCGCAGAAAGGCTTCAAGGTCATCGCCGGGGCGCTGCTGCCCCGTCAGCGGGCTCCGGTAGCGGCGGTCGCTGCGGTGGTTGAAGGCCACCTCGAAGCCCTCGGGCAGGGCCAGATCGCCCTGAGCAGTGCCGAGAATCCGGCCCGGCTGGGCGCAGGCGCTGAGAAGAGCCGCGCTCATGGCGGCCGCCAGAGGCCCGGTCCACCGGGGTTGGAACCGCGGCCACACCGCTCCTGGTTCCGGGCGTCGGGCCATGCGTCGGGGAGGGGATCAACCCCAGCAGGATTCCCCGGTCCGGAGGCTGGCGATCAGTGGCCGGACTCGCCTTCGGGCTCCGGCATCTCGGAGGTTCGCAGCATCACCGCGAACCAGAGGGTGCTCACCAGGAGGGCCACTCCCACACCGGTGGCGATGCCGATGTGCTTCATGGTGAGAGGGACGACGAGGGGCACCAGCATCGTGCCCAGCAGCGGCGTGAAGGCCACCAGGGCACGCAGTGTGCGGACCCTGGTGGAGGGCTCAGCGGCCATCAGAACCATTCGGCCACGGCTTCGTGGCTGGGGTTGCTGTTGTCTTCCGGGGTGACCCGCTCGAAACGGAGGGTGATGTTGCGCTTCTGCTCGCCGTCGGCAGCCACGGCTTCGATCGGATAGAGCTGCTGGCCATCGCGGAACGGCACCTGGATGCGGAAGGTGCCATCGCTGGAGAGGGGCACATCCTCACCGCCGATGGTCAGGCGTGCCGAGGGATCGGTGGCGCCGTAGACGATCAGCTCGGCATCCGCCACGAGCCAGAAGGAGCGCTGGCGCGGGGCCACGCCACCGATGCCGGATTCGTTGCGGCCACTGGCCCAGAGGCCCTGGGCCGAATCGCTGAAGCCCTCGCTGAGGCCGCCCTGTGCGGAATCCTCAAGTTCGTGGAAGGCCTCCGACCCACGGCCGATGCGCCGCCAGCGGTTGGTGGCCGTCTGGTACAGGCGCTCGTGCAGGCCCGTGTCGCTCGGAGGGGCGGCCGCGGGAACCGAGGCTTCCGGTGCCGGGGCGGGAGCGGGGGCGGTCTCGAGGGAGAAGGGCACGAACTGGTCGAGAATCTGATCGCTGGGGTGCAGCGCGGGCACCCGTGCCACGGAGGAGAAGGCCAGGGAGATCCAGCCCTTCTGGTTACTGCGGTAGCCCAGTTCAACCCGGTAGTCCCGATCGCTCAGGGGCACGGGCAGGTACCACTCGGTGGCGTGGCTCTCCACCGGGATCTCCTGCAGGGTGTGGGGGTGGGCCGAGCCGTCCTGAAGGCCGGTCACGTCGGCCACGCGCAGGCAGAGCTGGGTCGCACCGCTCTGCTGAGCCTCGCTGCGCTCACTCTCGGAGATCTCCCAGAACACGTAGGCCCACTGGGGATCCCGGGGCAGGAACACCACCCGGGTGGGGGCGTCGGGTTCGACAGGCGCGGGGGTGAGCTCGGCCTCCACAGCCAGCATGTCGGCCCCGGTCTGCTGCTGCTCGCTCTCGATCGCGCTGACCAGGTCCTCCTTGGACTTGCGGCTGTAGAGCGTGACTCCAAGATCGCTCGCGATCTGGCGGAGCTGGCGCAGGGTCAGGCGGGCCAGAGAGGAGAGAGCCTTGCTCACAGTCGAACGTTCCCGTTTTTCTTCGGGATCAGTTTGCTGGCAAATCCTGCCCCCGAGTCCCCGATCCGGTCTGTCGTCAGGAACCACGGACAGCACTGGGACGCATGAAAAAGCGGCGGGATCACCGCCGCGTCATCGGAACGGCCGCAGCGGCGCTGCGGTGTCGAACGCCTCAGCGACCGACGCTCCGGTAGGGAACCTTGCTGAGGTAATCCATGCTCGCGTTGCCCAGCACCGGTGCGCTGCGCAGGGCGGGAAGGCTCCGGACCCAGGGCAGGTAGTCCTGAGGGAAGCCGCCGCGACGCTGGCTGGCGCGCTCCGGCAGGGTGCGGGCCTGGCCGGTGAAGACGATCTGGGGGAAGCCCAGGATGCCCCGGTAGTAGGCGTCGTAGCGGGGCGAGGTGATGTTGAACGGCGTTTCTCCCACCTCCCGGGAGCCGACCACACGGTTGCGGTGGTACGGCACGGTGTCGTAGCCGAAGGCGTTGAGGTACTCCTCGCTGTCGAGGATGTCATCCACCATTCCCTTGACGCCGCGGGTCATGAGCACGGCGGACCAGGCGATCTCCTCGGACTTGCCGTAGGTCTGGCGGCCGAGCAGCTTCTCCACCAGGTGGCGGGCAACCTTGTAGTTGCTGTTGAGGTTGTAGAAGCTGCGGGTGAACGTGTCCGACAGACACAGGGAGCGGATGAAGTCCCGCACCGTCAGCTGGCCGTCCCTCAGCTGGGATTCCAGCGTCCGGTCCCGGTCCACCTTGAAGGCATGGAAGAAGATCTGGCGGTAGGCCGCCTCGATCACGAAGTTCTGGTCCTCGCGATCCATGGCCTTGTCCATGGAAGCGGCCTTCGGGTCCTCATCCGAGCCCACGCGCAGAGGAGCCACCCGGGAGTTCTGGGTGGTGGGGGCGTACTTCAGAAGGGGAAGAGCCACTCGAGCTTCAGCATCCGACGGTCTGGATCGTAGAAGTGAGGCCATCGCCGCACTGAACGGGGTGGCCCACCGATCACAGTCCGTAACGTTCGCGACCGTTCACCAGCCGAAGCTCGAGAGGCCTGCACCGGCGCTCGCTGCCGATGCGACGTCCTGCTCCGCCGGTGACTCCACAGCAGCCCGCGCGTCCGCCACGCAGCGGGTCTCCATGCAGAAGGAGGCGGTGTTGGAGAGACCCTCCACCGTGCTGGTGCGCAGCCGCACGTCGGGTCCCCGGAACCAGAACCGCTCAAGGCTCTCCATCATTTCGTAGGCCGTGCTGAGCACCAGGCCGTCCCGATCGTCCATGCGGAACCGTCCGGCCACCGGGGCGGTTTCGGCGTAGCCCCGATCCCGCAGCAACAGGCCTTCCCGGCCACGCTCATCGGTCGGGATCAGGCCGAACACCGATTCCCCCTCGTGGGCCTCGCCGGCCTGATCCCAGGCCATCGATCCGCTCCAGCGCACCCGGCAGCCCCCCACCACCCTTTCGGGGTCCTGGCCATGGATCTCCGCCACCCGCCGCAGCAGCTCGCCGCCGCGCTCGAGCGGGTCCACCACGATCAGCGAGCCGCCCGCCTCAGCCCGCCGGTGCAGCAGGTGATGGCTGCTGCGCTGGGAGCGCCAGCGGCCGCAGCTCAGCTGGAAGAAGCTCAGGGCGTCCGGGATCGAGAGACTCACGGCACAGATTCCGATGCGGCGATGATGGCAGTCGCCGGAACCGGTCCGTTGGTGGGTGTCGTGGCCGCGCTGGGCGCCGCCCTCTCCTGGACTCTGGCCAGCAGCATCTGGCGCACCCTGAGCACGTCGCTCTCGGCGATCCAGCTCAATGCCCTCAAGAACGGCCTGGCCACGCTGCTGCTGCTGCCCGTTCTGCTGGCGCTGCCCTGGCGGGATCAGTCCGCCTCGATCGCTCTGCTGCTGCTCAGCGGCGTCGTGGGCATCAGCCTGGGCGACAGCTTCTATCTCGCGGCCCTGCGGCGGCTCGGCACCCGCCGCACCCTCACCGTGGAGGCTCTGGCCCCCCTGCTGGCCAGCGTCGGCGGCCTCTGGCTGATGGGCGAGCCGGTCTCCGGCTCCGCCTGGCTGGGGGCGGCCATGGTCACCGCCGCGGTGGTGCTGGTGGCCTCCCAGGCCGGCGGCAGTCCGGGCGGCGGTCTTCCCGCGTCGCCGCGCTCCCGCCTGTGGGGCCTGGCCTGTTCGCTGATGGCCGTGGTCTGCGGCCTGATCGGGGCGGGCCTCTCGCGGGCGGTGCTCGCCGGCGGAGATCTGGCTCCGCTTCAGACCTCTGCCATCCGCCTGCTCGGCGGACTGGTGCTGCTCCTGCCCTGGTGTGGCTCAGCCCTGCGGCGCGGGCGCAGGGCCGGTGCCGGCCAGCGCCGCTGGCTGCAGGTGGGTCTGGCCACCTTTCTGGGTACCAATCTCGGGATCCTTCTGCAGCAGGTGGTGTTTCAGCAGCTTGCCGTCGGTCCGGGGGTGACCCTGCTGAGCACGGCGCCCGTGATGGCTCTGGCGGTGGCGCATCGCGAGGGGGACGCGCCGCGACGGGAGGGGGTGCTGGCCTCGCTGCTGTCGGTCACGGGGGTGGCTCTGGCGCTTCGATGAGTGCCCGCGCTGTGGTTTCGGCATCCTCGATCAGCACGTCCAGGCTGAGCTCCAGGGGCTGCAGCCCGCGCTGATCGGCCAGTCGCTCCAGCTGGCGTCCGGCCACCGCGAGCTGATCGAGGAACTGCCGGGTGAAGGCCGGGTCCTCCCGCAGCACAGGCTGGTTCCGGCACCACTCCAGGCGACGGCCGTCATCCGGCAGCGTGCCAGCGCTCTCCGAATCCGCCATCTGCTGAAACGTGGCCAGGCTGTGGGCCAGCACCCTGAGGGCGTGACGCTGAACAGCCGGCAGCAGGGTGGCGTCCAGCCTCTGCACACTGGCCGCATCGAGAGGTCCGCCGCCGGCGGAGGCGCCGGAATCAGAGGCTGGCATCAGCCGCAACCGGGGCTGACGGGGTGAGGCGGAAGCCGCAGGAATGGCCCTCCTGAAGCCGCCAGTGCACGCGCTCGACCCGGCAGTCGGGAAAGAGGGCCCGGATCAGCTTCAGCTCCAGGTCGCAGATGATCGGGTGCTGCTCGGCGATGCGGGCCACCGAACAGTGCATCTCACTGATGCGCCAGCCGGGGCCATCGGGTTCCGGGCTGGCTTCGGAGAGATGTCCCTCCTGCCGGCGCAGGTGCACAAGCTGCTGGACGCGGGATTCGAGATCACCACTCGGGATGGCCCGGCTGTAGTGGAGGGCCTTGTCGTGCAGCTGCTGTTCCAGCAGACCCTGCAGCGTGGACTTCGGCAGGTGCTGGACCAGTGAATCGAGCAGGTCGAGGGCGAAGGCTTCGCTGGCATCCGGAAAGCGGCTGCGACCCTGACGGGTCAGGGTCCAGCGGTTGCAGGGACGGCCAGGACCGGTCGGGGTCGGGGTGCTCTCCACAAGGCCGGACTCCTGCAGGCTGCGCAGGTGGCGGCGCAGGATCTGAACAGACAGGCCCAACTCGCTGGCGAGATCCGCCGCACTGCACTCACCCAGCCGAAGCAGCACGGCCAGGACTGCATCCCGTGTTGCTGGCTGAGCGGTGGTGGCCATACGCTCCTAAGAGTTTCCACACCATGCCACGTTCCTCCGGTTGCTGACGAAGGGCGCGCGCCGCCTGCTCGCCGCTGACAGGGAACAGTCATCTAAGGTCTGGTAACGAAACCAATCTGTTTCGCAACCCGGCCAGCCAGGCGGCGCCAGGCTTCGCCGTCCACTCCGATCCCGAGCCCCTCTTCATGACTGCCACCCCCGCTGTTGGAGACCTTGTCAGTCAGCCCTACAAGTACGGCTTCGTCACCGACATCGAGACCGACAAGATCGCCAAGGGTCTGAGCGAGGACGTGGTGCGCTGGATCTCGGCCAAGAAGGAGGAGCCCAGCTTCCTGCTGGAGTTCCGGCTGCGGGCCTTCCGGCACTGGCAGACCATGCGCGAGCCCGACTGGGCTGCCCTCGGCTATCCCCGCATCGACTATCAGGACATCGTCTACTACGCGGCGCCCAGGCAGCCCGAGGGCAAGAAAGCAAGCCTTGACGAGGTGGATCCCAAGCTCCTGGAGACGTTTGACAAGCTCGGCATCCCCCTCAACGAGCAGAAGCGGCTGACCAACGTGGCTGTGGACGCCGTCTTCGACAGCGTTTCCGTGGCCACCACCTACAAGGAGAAGCTGGCTGAGCACGGCGTTGTCTTCTGCTCGATCAGTGAGGCGGTGAAGGAGCACCCGGAGTTGATCGAGCGCTATCTCGGCAGCGTGGTACCGATCAGCGACAACTACTTCGCAGCCCTGAACTCCGCGGTCTTCAGCGACGGCTCCTTCGTCTACATCCCCAAAGGCGTGGAGTGCCCGATGGAGCTCTCCACCTATTTCCGCATCAATTCCGGCGACACGGGCCAGTTCGAGCGCACCCTGATCATCGCCGAGGAGTCCTCATCGGTGAGCTACCTCGAGGGCTGCACAGCGCCGATGTTCGACACCAACCAGCTGCACGCCGCTGTGGTGGAACTGGTCGCTCTTGATGATGCGTCGATCAAGTACTCCACCGTTCAGAACTGGTATGCCGGTGACGAGGAAGGTCGCGGAGGCATCTACAACTTCGTCACCAAGCGCGGCCTCTGCCGCGGCGCCCGCAGCCACATCAGCTGGACCCAGGTGGAAACCGGCTCGGCGATCACCTGGAAGTACCCCAGCTGTGTGTTGCAGGGTGAGTCCTCCGTCGGCGAGTTCTACTCGGTGGCGCTCACCAACAACTGCCAGCAGGCCGACACCGGCACCAAGATGATTCACGTCGGGCCGAACACCCGCTCCACCATCGTCAGCAAGGGCATCAGCGCCGGCCGCTCCGCCAACAGCTATCGCGGTCTGGTGCAGGTTGGACCCAAGGCCACCGGGGCACGCAACTACAGCCAGTGCGATTCGATGCTGATCGGGGATCGTGCCGCCGCCAACACCTTCCCCTACATCCGCTCTCAGCAGCCCGACGCCAACATCGAACACGAGGCCAGCACCTGCCGGCTCTCGGAGAATCAACTCTTCTATCTGCAGAGCCGCGGCATCGCCTTCGAGGAGGCCGTCTCGATGATGGTCAGCGGCTTCTGCCGCGATGTGTTCAATCAGCTGCCCATGGAGTTCGCCGCCGAGGCCGACAAGCTGCTCGCCCTCAAGCTCGAGGGATCGGTGGGCTGAGTTCTCCCTGGCCTTCCGTCTCCGTTTCCCATCCGCCGGCGCGGTGCGCCCGGCCTGTCCTGCCGTCTTCCCTGCCCCAGTCCGTGACCCGAACCGACGCCGTTCCTCTTCTCGACATCCACGATCTCCATGCCAGTGTCGACGGCCAGCCCATCCTCAAGGGGGTGACGCTGACGCTGCACCGCGGCGAAATCCATGCCGTGATGGGTCGCAACGGCAGCGGCAAGAGCACCCTGTCCAAGGTGCTGGCCGGCCATCCCGCCTACACGGTCACCTCCGGCACCGTGCGCTACCAGGGGGAGGATCTGCTGGAGATGGAGCCCGAGGAGAGGGCCAGGATCGGGGTCTTTCTTGGTTTTCAGTATCCCGTCGAGGTTCCCGGGGTCAGCAATCTCGAGTTCCTGAGAGTGGCCACCAATGCCCGCCGCGCTCAGCAGGGCCTGGATGAGCTGGACACGTTCTCCTTCGAGGATCACATCCAGGAACGGCTGGAGGTGGTGCAGATGGATCCGGCATTCCTCGAGCGCAGCGTGAACGAGGGCTTTTCAGGTGGTGAGAAGAAGCGGAACGAGATTCTCCAGATGGCCCTGCTGCAGCCCCATCTCGCCATCCTCGATGAAACCGATTCCGGCCTCGACATCGATGCGCTGCGCGTTGTGGCCGCCGGCGTGAATCAGCTGGCCGGTCCGGACAACGCCATGCTCCTGATCACCCATTACCAGCGTCTGCTGGATGAGATCACACCGGACTTCGTGCATGTGATGGCGGCGGGTCGCATCCTGCGCACGGGCGACCGCAGCCTGGCGCTCGAGCTGGAACGCTCCGGCTACGACTGGGTCGACAAGGAGCTGGCCCTTCTGGAGCAGGCCTCAGCATGACTCTGCGACTGATCGAATCGCTGCCGCCGGCCTCAGGTCCCCTGGCCGAGGTGCAGCGCCGGGGTCGTGAAGCCCTGCTGGATCTGCCGGTGCCGCATTCCGGCCTGGAGCCCTGGCGTTTCACCGATGTGCCCAGGCTGAAGCGGTTGCTGGAGACCCTCTCCTCCCCTTCCGGGCAGGCAGCGGACGACGCTTTGCCGGACGCGGTGGTGCCGCCGGCCTCGCCCGGCACCCATCGCCTCATCCTCAGCGGTGATGGCCGGCCGGTTTCGCCAGGGCCCCTTCCGGACGGGCTTGAGCTGCTCACCGATGCCGAGGTTCATCAGGCCCTGGGCCACACCCTGGCCAGCACGGGCTGCGAGCACCACTGGCCCGTTGAGCTCAACCACGCGGTGGCCTCTCACTGCCTGGCCCTGCGGGTCACCGGCCCTGTGGCTCCCACGCTGGAGCTGATCACCGTCTCCGGCGGCGGCGCCCTGCGTGCTCCCAGGCTCCTGCTGCTTCTCGGCAAGGGAGCTCACCTCAGCGTGCTTCAGGTGGTCATCGGCCGGGGCGCCGGTCTCACCAGCGTTGTGGTGGAGGCCCATCTCGGCCGGGAGGCCCGGCTGGATCACTCCCTGCTGGCTCTGGGGGAGGCGGAGTCCGCGCTGCTCGCGGATGTGGCCGTGGAACAGGACCCGGG
It encodes the following:
- a CDS encoding phosphatidylserine/phosphatidylglycerophosphate/cardiolipin synthase family protein; protein product: MSAALLSACAQPGRILGTAQGDLALPEGFEVAFNHRSDRRYRSPLTGQQRPGDDLEAFLRKALLEARQEVLMAVQELALPDLADTLIALHRRGVTVKVILENTYSTPWSRTHAADLSEHGRRRLDQLRRLADRDGDGQLSLEERRRGDAVALLQRAGVPLIDDTADGSRGSGLMHHKFVVIDGRIVVTGSANLTASGLHGDAGAPRSRGNVNHLLQIHSAELAGLFAEEFALMWGDGPGGASDSRFGRGKPERPARRVMVHGTPVEVLFAPHSPRGERHGLALIGTTLAAAEKEIDMALFVFSAQSLTEVIAERVSRGVRVRLVADPGFATRSFSEVLDLLGVALPDRRCAIEAGNAPLQRGLQGVGTPRLARGDKLHHKVAVVDGSRVISGSFNWSPAAAHTNDETLLVIHSPLLAAHFTREMNRLWSGADLGISAALRRRMDRDRRRCGNAGAP
- a CDS encoding DUF4912 domain-containing protein translates to MSKALSSLARLTLRQLRQIASDLGVTLYSRKSKEDLVSAIESEQQQTGADMLAVEAELTPAPVEPDAPTRVVFLPRDPQWAYVFWEISESERSEAQQSGATQLCLRVADVTGLQDGSAHPHTLQEIPVESHATEWYLPVPLSDRDYRVELGYRSNQKGWISLAFSSVARVPALHPSDQILDQFVPFSLETAPAPAPAPEASVPAAAPPSDTGLHERLYQTATNRWRRIGRGSEAFHELEDSAQGGLSEGFSDSAQGLWASGRNESGIGGVAPRQRSFWLVADAELIVYGATDPSARLTIGGEDVPLSSDGTFRIQVPFRDGQQLYPIEAVAADGEQKRNITLRFERVTPEDNSNPSHEAVAEWF
- a CDS encoding phycobilisome rod-core linker polypeptide — protein: MALPLLKYAPTTQNSRVAPLRVGSDEDPKAASMDKAMDREDQNFVIEAAYRQIFFHAFKVDRDRTLESQLRDGQLTVRDFIRSLCLSDTFTRSFYNLNSNYKVARHLVEKLLGRQTYGKSEEIAWSAVLMTRGVKGMVDDILDSEEYLNAFGYDTVPYHRNRVVGSREVGETPFNITSPRYDAYYRGILGFPQIVFTGQARTLPERASQRRGGFPQDYLPWVRSLPALRSAPVLGNASMDYLSKVPYRSVGR
- a CDS encoding phycobiliprotein lyase — its product is MSLSIPDALSFFQLSCGRWRSQRSSHHLLHRRAEAGGSLIVVDPLERGGELLRRVAEIHGQDPERVVGGCRVRWSGSMAWDQAGEAHEGESVFGLIPTDERGREGLLLRDRGYAETAPVAGRFRMDDRDGLVLSTAYEMMESLERFWFRGPDVRLRTSTVEGLSNTASFCMETRCVADARAAVESPAEQDVASAASAGAGLSSFGW
- a CDS encoding DMT family transporter — protein: MMAVAGTGPLVGVVAALGAALSWTLASSIWRTLSTSLSAIQLNALKNGLATLLLLPVLLALPWRDQSASIALLLLSGVVGISLGDSFYLAALRRLGTRRTLTVEALAPLLASVGGLWLMGEPVSGSAWLGAAMVTAAVVLVASQAGGSPGGGLPASPRSRLWGLACSLMAVVCGLIGAGLSRAVLAGGDLAPLQTSAIRLLGGLVLLLPWCGSALRRGRRAGAGQRRWLQVGLATFLGTNLGILLQQVVFQQLAVGPGVTLLSTAPVMALAVAHREGDAPRREGVLASLLSVTGVALALR
- the sufR gene encoding iron-sulfur cluster biosynthesis transcriptional regulator SufR; this encodes MATTAQPATRDAVLAVLLRLGECSAADLASELGLSVQILRRHLRSLQESGLVESTPTPTGPGRPCNRWTLTRQGRSRFPDASEAFALDLLDSLVQHLPKSTLQGLLEQQLHDKALHYSRAIPSGDLESRVQQLVHLRRQEGHLSEASPEPDGPGWRISEMHCSVARIAEQHPIICDLELKLIRALFPDCRVERVHWRLQEGHSCGFRLTPSAPVAADASL
- the sufB gene encoding Fe-S cluster assembly protein SufB, which gives rise to MTATPAVGDLVSQPYKYGFVTDIETDKIAKGLSEDVVRWISAKKEEPSFLLEFRLRAFRHWQTMREPDWAALGYPRIDYQDIVYYAAPRQPEGKKASLDEVDPKLLETFDKLGIPLNEQKRLTNVAVDAVFDSVSVATTYKEKLAEHGVVFCSISEAVKEHPELIERYLGSVVPISDNYFAALNSAVFSDGSFVYIPKGVECPMELSTYFRINSGDTGQFERTLIIAEESSSVSYLEGCTAPMFDTNQLHAAVVELVALDDASIKYSTVQNWYAGDEEGRGGIYNFVTKRGLCRGARSHISWTQVETGSAITWKYPSCVLQGESSVGEFYSVALTNNCQQADTGTKMIHVGPNTRSTIVSKGISAGRSANSYRGLVQVGPKATGARNYSQCDSMLIGDRAAANTFPYIRSQQPDANIEHEASTCRLSENQLFYLQSRGIAFEEAVSMMVSGFCRDVFNQLPMEFAAEADKLLALKLEGSVG
- the sufC gene encoding Fe-S cluster assembly ATPase SufC, which gives rise to MTRTDAVPLLDIHDLHASVDGQPILKGVTLTLHRGEIHAVMGRNGSGKSTLSKVLAGHPAYTVTSGTVRYQGEDLLEMEPEERARIGVFLGFQYPVEVPGVSNLEFLRVATNARRAQQGLDELDTFSFEDHIQERLEVVQMDPAFLERSVNEGFSGGEKKRNEILQMALLQPHLAILDETDSGLDIDALRVVAAGVNQLAGPDNAMLLITHYQRLLDEITPDFVHVMAAGRILRTGDRSLALELERSGYDWVDKELALLEQASA
- a CDS encoding SufD family Fe-S cluster assembly protein translates to MTLRLIESLPPASGPLAEVQRRGREALLDLPVPHSGLEPWRFTDVPRLKRLLETLSSPSGQAADDALPDAVVPPASPGTHRLILSGDGRPVSPGPLPDGLELLTDAEVHQALGHTLASTGCEHHWPVELNHAVASHCLALRVTGPVAPTLELITVSGGGALRAPRLLLLLGKGAHLSVLQVVIGRGAGLTSVVVEAHLGREARLDHSLLALGEAESALLADVAVEQDPGSVYRGVSALRGWGLARFEPRVTQVSGAAETVLRGLQVADADNEIDTHAQMQFGGPDGRLDQLHKALADDRGHSIFNGAVQVPRAAQRTDAAQLSRSLLLSSRARIDTKPQLEIVADDVRCTHGATVSSLRQEELFYLRSRGIDAATASRLLRRGYCQEILSDLPAAAAAWQPLERVLSAGSPITLPA